A region of the Pseudomonas sp. J452 genome:
TCGAAGTGGCGATCGAGAGCCCGGCCAGCTACTCCCATGATCTGCGCGGCGCCTTCGTGGTCGCCGACTTCGCCAAGCGCCGCGAGCAGATCGCCGCCCGCGTGGCCGAGCTGGCCAAGGCCGAGAACGGCACCGCCATCGTGCCGCCGGCGCTGCTGGATGAAGTCACCGCCCTGGTCGAATGGCCGGTGCCGCTGGTCTGCTCGTTCGAGGAACGTTTCCTCGACGTGCCGCAGGAAGCGCTGATCACCACCATGCAGGACAACCAGAAGTACTTCTGCCTGCTGGACGGCAACGGCAAGCTGCTGCCGCGCTTTATCACCGTGGCCAACATCGAGTCGAAAGACCCGGCACAGATCGTTTCCGGCAACGAAAAAGTGGTGCGTCCGCGCCTCACCGACGCCGAGTTCTTCTTCAAGCAGGACAAGCGCCAGCCGCTGGAGAAACACAACGAGCGCCTGGCCAACGTGGTGTTCCAGGCCCAGCTCGGCAGCGTGTTCAACAAGGCCGAGCGGGTTTCCGCCCTGGCCGGCTTTATCGCCGAACGTATCGGCGGCGACGCCACTCGCGCCGCCCGCGCCGGCATCCTGTCCAAGTGCGACCTGGCCAGCGAGATGGTCGGCGAGTTCCCGGAGATGCAGGGCATCGCCGGCTACTACTACGCCAAGCACGACGGCGAAGCCGACGACGTGGCCCTGGCGCTGAACGAGCAGTACATGCCGCGCGGCGCCGGCGCCGAGCTGCCGCAGACCCTCACCGGGGCTGCCGTGGCGGTGGCCGACAAGCTCGACACCCTGGTCGGCATCTTCGGCATTGGCATGCTGCCCACCGGTTCCAAGGACCCCTACGCCCTGCGGCGTGCCGCGCTGGGCGTGCTGCGCATCCTGATCGAGAAGCAGCTGGACCTGGACCTGGGCGCAGCCATCGCCTTCGCCATCGAGCAGTACGCCGACAAGGTCAAGGCCGACGGCCTGGCCGCCCAGGTGCAGGACTTCATCTTCGACCGCCTGCGTGCGCGCTATGAAGACGAAGGCGTCGCCGTCGCCGTGTACCAGGCCGTGCGCGCCCTCAACCCGACCGCGCCGCTGGACTTCGACCAGCGCGTGCAAGCGGTGCAGGCCTTCCGCGCGCGCAGCGAAGCCGAGGCCCTGACCGCGGCGAACAAGCGCGTGTCCAACCTGCTGGGCAAGTTCGACGGGCAGATCCCGGCCAGCGTCGACAACGCGCTGCTGGAAGCCGGTGCCGAGCAGACCCTGGCCGCCGCCGTGGCCGCCGCCGAACAGGCCGTGGCCCCGCTGGCCGCCGCGCGCCGCTACCGCGAGGCGCTGGAGCAGCTGGCCAGCCTGCGCGAGCCGGTGGATGCGTTCTTCGAGGCGGTGCTGGTCAACGCCGAGGATGCCGCCGTACGGGCCAACCGCTACGCCCTGCTGGCCAAACTGCGCGGCCTGTTCCTCGGCGTCGCCGACATCTCGCTGCTGGGCTGATCGATGAAGCTGCTGATCCTCGACCGCGACGGCGTGATCAATTACGACTCCGACGCCTACATCAAGTCGCTGGAGGAGTGGCTGCCACTGCCCGGCGCGGTCGAGGCCATCGCCCGCCTGAGCAAGGCCGGTTGGATCGTGGCCGTGGCCACTAATCAGTCCGGCCTGGCACGCGGTTACTACGACCTGGCCACGCTCGACGCCATGCACGCGCGCCTGCGTGAGCTGGTGGCAGAGCAGGGCGGCGAAGTCGGCCTGATCGTGCACTGCCCGCACGGCCCGGACGATGGCTGTGCCTGCCGCAAGCCCAAGCCGGGTATGCTCGAGCAGATTGCCACGCACTACGGCACAGAACTGGCAGGCGTCTGGTTCGTCGGCGACAGCCGTGGTGACCTCGACGCCGCGCTGGCCGTCCATTGCCAGCCCGTACTGGTAAAAACCGGCAAGGGCGAACGCACCCTGAGCAAACCATTGCCAGCGGGAACCCTGATATTCGATGATCTGGCGGCCATCGCCGATCAGCTTCTTCTCTAGAGAACTCGAGCCCCCATGACGACAGTGCAGGCCCTCAGAACTTTCCTCTTCTACCTGCTGCTGTCCTCCAGCTCCTTCTTCTGGTGCATCCTCTGCGTGTTCATCGCGCCTTTTCTGCCGTTTCGCGCGCGCTACCGTTTCGTCATCCAGGCCTGGTGCCGCTGCGCCACCTGGCTGGCAAAAACCGTGGTGGGCCTGCGCTACGAAGTCGAAGGCCTGGAGAACATCCCGCAGCAGCCTTGCGTGGTCCTCGCCAAGCACCAGAGCACCTGGGAAACCTTCTACCTGTCCGCGCTGTTCGAGCCGCTGTCGCAGGTGGTCAAGCGCGAGCTGCTCTACGTGCCATTCTTCGGCTGGGCGATGGCCATGCTCAAGCCCATCGCCATCGACCGCAGCAATCCCAAGGCGGCGCTCAAGCAACTGGCCAAGCAGGGCCATGAACGCCTGGGGCAGGGCGCCTGGGTGCTGATCTTCCCGGAAGGCACGCGCATCCCGCCGGGGCAGATCGGCAAGTTCTCCCGCGGCGGCACCTCGCTGGCGGTGAATGCCGGCCTGCCGGTGCTGCCGATTGCCCATAACGCCGGCGAGTTCTGGCCCAAGCACGGCTGGGCCAAATACCCGGGCACTATCAAGGTGGTGATCGGCCCGGTGATGCATGCCGAGGGCAGTGGCCCACGGGCGATTGCCGAACTCAACGAGCGCGCCTTCGCCTGGGTGCAGCAGACCCAGCAGCGGATTTCCGGCGTGCCCATGCAGAGCACGGCGACAGAAACGCCCGAAGTGGTCTGACAGTCCAACTGTGGATAAGCTGTGGGCAAAATACCGGCAGAGTGCCATTACTCGCCGCAAGTCATTGAATAAAATGGTTATTAGCTGATTTTCTGGAACATGCCCGGCGGGGCATAAGTTTTTCCGCAAGCCCCCGCCGCAGCTGGTAAATCCATGCGCTGCGCACGGCAGAGAACCGCCCAATACGGCTAAGCTTGGAGCTGACTGCCGGGCCCGCTAGAAAAGGAATTTCGTTCATGCTGTCGATCTACCAGCTCAAACCGCGTTTCCAGAATCTGCTGCGTCCCGGCGTACAACGCCTGTTCGATCGCGGCGTCACCGCCAACCAGGTGACCCTAGCCGCCGGCATCATTTCGCTGCTGCTCGGTGTGCTCCTCGCCGTCTTTATCAGCCACGTCTGGCTGTTCGCCCTGATCCCGCTGTGGATGCTGCTGCGCATGGCGCTGAATGCCGTGGATGGCATGCTCGCCCGCGAGTTCGGCCAGCAGTCCAAGCTCGGCGCCTACCTCAACGAACTGTGCGACGTGATCGCCGACAGTGCCCTGTACCTGCCGTTCGCCCTGCTGCCTGGAGTTTCGCCGCTGCTGGTGGTGCTGGTGGTGCTGTTCGCCGTGATCAGCGAATACGCCGGCGTGCTCGGCCCGATGGTCGGTTCCGGCCGGCGCTACGACGGGCCCATGGGCAAGAGCGACCGCGCCTTCTGCTTCGGCGTGCTGGGTGCCGGTGTGGCGTGCGGTCTGCTGGCGGCGTCTTGGATAAACGGGCTGCTCGCAGTGATTCTGGCCCTGTTGCTGTACACCCTGTGCAACCGCGTGCGCCAAGGTCTGGCCGAGGCGACACAACCCTCCTGATCGGAATAAGGATATTTCGATGCGCGAATCTCAGAACCACATCTTCACCACCCACGATGGCGTCGAGCTGCTCTATCGCCACTGGCCCGCCACCACGCCGACTGCAGGCCCACGCCAGGCCGTGGTGATGTTCCACCGCGGCCATGAGCACGGCGGACGCATGGCCCACCTGCCGGGCGAGCTGGACCTGCCTGCGTTCGACTTCTTCGCCTGGGATGCCCGTGGTCATGGCCTGTCGCCCGGCGACCGCGGCGACAGTCCGA
Encoded here:
- a CDS encoding CDP-alcohol phosphatidyltransferase family protein, translated to MLSIYQLKPRFQNLLRPGVQRLFDRGVTANQVTLAAGIISLLLGVLLAVFISHVWLFALIPLWMLLRMALNAVDGMLAREFGQQSKLGAYLNELCDVIADSALYLPFALLPGVSPLLVVLVVLFAVISEYAGVLGPMVGSGRRYDGPMGKSDRAFCFGVLGAGVACGLLAASWINGLLAVILALLLYTLCNRVRQGLAEATQPS
- a CDS encoding 1-acyl-sn-glycerol-3-phosphate acyltransferase, whose protein sequence is MTTVQALRTFLFYLLLSSSSFFWCILCVFIAPFLPFRARYRFVIQAWCRCATWLAKTVVGLRYEVEGLENIPQQPCVVLAKHQSTWETFYLSALFEPLSQVVKRELLYVPFFGWAMAMLKPIAIDRSNPKAALKQLAKQGHERLGQGAWVLIFPEGTRIPPGQIGKFSRGGTSLAVNAGLPVLPIAHNAGEFWPKHGWAKYPGTIKVVIGPVMHAEGSGPRAIAELNERAFAWVQQTQQRISGVPMQSTATETPEVV
- the glyS gene encoding glycine--tRNA ligase subunit beta — its product is MSAHDFLVELGTEELPPKALNSLGEAFLAGVEKGLKAAGLGYAKARYYAAPRRLAVLVEALASQQPDRTINLDGPPVQAAFDKDGNPTQAALGFAKKCGVELSQIDQSGPKLKFSQSIAGQKTVSLLPDIVSAALNDLPIPKRMRWGAGKTEFVRPSQWLVMLFGQHVVDCEILAQKAGRMSRGHRFHANFEVAIESPASYSHDLRGAFVVADFAKRREQIAARVAELAKAENGTAIVPPALLDEVTALVEWPVPLVCSFEERFLDVPQEALITTMQDNQKYFCLLDGNGKLLPRFITVANIESKDPAQIVSGNEKVVRPRLTDAEFFFKQDKRQPLEKHNERLANVVFQAQLGSVFNKAERVSALAGFIAERIGGDATRAARAGILSKCDLASEMVGEFPEMQGIAGYYYAKHDGEADDVALALNEQYMPRGAGAELPQTLTGAAVAVADKLDTLVGIFGIGMLPTGSKDPYALRRAALGVLRILIEKQLDLDLGAAIAFAIEQYADKVKADGLAAQVQDFIFDRLRARYEDEGVAVAVYQAVRALNPTAPLDFDQRVQAVQAFRARSEAEALTAANKRVSNLLGKFDGQIPASVDNALLEAGAEQTLAAAVAAAEQAVAPLAAARRYREALEQLASLREPVDAFFEAVLVNAEDAAVRANRYALLAKLRGLFLGVADISLLG
- the gmhB gene encoding D-glycero-beta-D-manno-heptose 1,7-bisphosphate 7-phosphatase, which encodes MKLLILDRDGVINYDSDAYIKSLEEWLPLPGAVEAIARLSKAGWIVAVATNQSGLARGYYDLATLDAMHARLRELVAEQGGEVGLIVHCPHGPDDGCACRKPKPGMLEQIATHYGTELAGVWFVGDSRGDLDAALAVHCQPVLVKTGKGERTLSKPLPAGTLIFDDLAAIADQLLL